From the Silurus meridionalis isolate SWU-2019-XX chromosome 5, ASM1480568v1, whole genome shotgun sequence genome, one window contains:
- the zgc:195212 gene encoding DUF4554 domain-containing protein isoform X3, protein MRSALRSLLENTLKEFLKRKKSSETFQSAMSVILSCVNSIVIGSSNAAFRSACLKSMKVQNTHELAKSMQQTLQRVINGRYTSRSGCTAQKTEEEAVSGQNNAETCEEGLPGKRAHRDKEQSPLISKRQCPDTTAGDSKASTSVLWENLSSPMTAMFCEGPG, encoded by the exons ATGAGGTCAGCCCTGCGATCCCTTCTGGAAAACACACTCAAGGAattcctgaaaagaaaaaag TCCAGTGAGACGTTCCAGTCGGCCATGTCGGTGATCCTGAGCTGTGTGAACAGTATTGTGATCGGCAGTAGCAATGCAGCATTTCGCTCTGCTTGTCTAAAGAGCATGAAG GTACAGAACACCCATGAACTGGCTAAATCCATGCAGCAAACTCTTCAGAGAGTCATAAATGGGCGTTATACTTCCCGTTCAGGCTGCACAGCTCAGAAG ACAGAAGAGGAAGCTGTTTCTGGACAGAATAATGCTGAGACTTGTGAAGAGG gacTGCCTGGTAAGAGAGCTCACAGAGATAAAGAGCAGTCACCATTAATCTCTAAGAGACAGTGTCCAGACACCACTGCAGGAGATTCAAAAGCCTCTACGAGCGTATTGTGGGAGAATCTGTCAAGTCCGATGACGGCCATGTTTTGTGAAGGACCGG GTTGA
- the zgc:195212 gene encoding DUF4554 domain-containing protein isoform X5 yields the protein MRSALRSLLENTLKEFLKRKKSSETFQSAMSVILSCVNSIVIGSSNAAFRSACLKSMKVQNTHELAKSMQQTLQRVINGRYTSRSGCTAQKTEEEAVSGQNNAETCEEGLPG from the exons ATGAGGTCAGCCCTGCGATCCCTTCTGGAAAACACACTCAAGGAattcctgaaaagaaaaaag TCCAGTGAGACGTTCCAGTCGGCCATGTCGGTGATCCTGAGCTGTGTGAACAGTATTGTGATCGGCAGTAGCAATGCAGCATTTCGCTCTGCTTGTCTAAAGAGCATGAAG GTACAGAACACCCATGAACTGGCTAAATCCATGCAGCAAACTCTTCAGAGAGTCATAAATGGGCGTTATACTTCCCGTTCAGGCTGCACAGCTCAGAAG ACAGAAGAGGAAGCTGTTTCTGGACAGAATAATGCTGAGACTTGTGAAGAGG gacTGCCTG GTTGA
- the zgc:195212 gene encoding DUF4554 domain-containing protein isoform X2: protein MRSALRSLLENTLKEFLKRKKSSETFQSAMSVILSCVNSIVIGSSNAAFRSACLKSMKVQNTHELAKSMQQTLQRVINGRYTSRSGCTAQKTEEEAVSGQNNAETCEEGLPGKRAHRDKEQSPLISKRQCPDTTAGDSKASTSVLWENLSSPMTAMFCEGPGEEMCLEATSSGLPC, encoded by the exons ATGAGGTCAGCCCTGCGATCCCTTCTGGAAAACACACTCAAGGAattcctgaaaagaaaaaag TCCAGTGAGACGTTCCAGTCGGCCATGTCGGTGATCCTGAGCTGTGTGAACAGTATTGTGATCGGCAGTAGCAATGCAGCATTTCGCTCTGCTTGTCTAAAGAGCATGAAG GTACAGAACACCCATGAACTGGCTAAATCCATGCAGCAAACTCTTCAGAGAGTCATAAATGGGCGTTATACTTCCCGTTCAGGCTGCACAGCTCAGAAG ACAGAAGAGGAAGCTGTTTCTGGACAGAATAATGCTGAGACTTGTGAAGAGG gacTGCCTGGTAAGAGAGCTCACAGAGATAAAGAGCAGTCACCATTAATCTCTAAGAGACAGTGTCCAGACACCACTGCAGGAGATTCAAAAGCCTCTACGAGCGTATTGTGGGAGAATCTGTCAAGTCCGATGACGGCCATGTTTTGTGAAGGACCGGGTGAAGAAATGTGTTTAGAGGCAACTTCATCCGGCCTTCCAT GTTGA
- the zgc:195212 gene encoding DUF4554 domain-containing protein isoform X1, which translates to MRSALRSLLENTLKEFLKRKKSSETFQSAMSVILSCVNSIVIGSSNAAFRSACLKSMKVQNTHELAKSMQQTLQRVINGRYTSRSGCTAQKTEEEAVSGQNNAETCEEGLPGKRAHRDKEQSPLISKRQCPDTTAGDSKASTSVLWENLSSPMTAMFCEGPGEEMCLEATSSGLPCNTEKKNKKNKMLRGNGFKSLKI; encoded by the exons ATGAGGTCAGCCCTGCGATCCCTTCTGGAAAACACACTCAAGGAattcctgaaaagaaaaaag TCCAGTGAGACGTTCCAGTCGGCCATGTCGGTGATCCTGAGCTGTGTGAACAGTATTGTGATCGGCAGTAGCAATGCAGCATTTCGCTCTGCTTGTCTAAAGAGCATGAAG GTACAGAACACCCATGAACTGGCTAAATCCATGCAGCAAACTCTTCAGAGAGTCATAAATGGGCGTTATACTTCCCGTTCAGGCTGCACAGCTCAGAAG ACAGAAGAGGAAGCTGTTTCTGGACAGAATAATGCTGAGACTTGTGAAGAGG gacTGCCTGGTAAGAGAGCTCACAGAGATAAAGAGCAGTCACCATTAATCTCTAAGAGACAGTGTCCAGACACCACTGCAGGAGATTCAAAAGCCTCTACGAGCGTATTGTGGGAGAATCTGTCAAGTCCGATGACGGCCATGTTTTGTGAAGGACCGGGTGAAGAAATGTGTTTAGAGGCAACTTCATCCGGCCTTCCATGTaatactgaaaagaaaaataagaaaaataagat GTTGAGAGGGAATGGCTTCAAGAGCTTGAAAATCTGA